From Bufo gargarizans isolate SCDJY-AF-19 chromosome 10, ASM1485885v1, whole genome shotgun sequence, the proteins below share one genomic window:
- the MOB2 gene encoding MOB kinase activator 2 isoform X2: protein MGKPGWQGISLFLTLKSKTKPNGKKPVSEEKKLYLEPEYTRVRVTDFEFKQLVTLPQEIDLNEWLASNITTFFNHINLQYSTISEFCTGETCQTMAACNTQYYWYDERGKKIKCTAPQYIDFVMSSVQKLVTDEDVFPTKYGREFPSSFESLVKKICRYLFHVIAHIYSAHFKEIVALELHGHLNTLFSHFLLFIREFNLLDTKETAILDDLSEMLFTEDSREAGGAQNHVKER, encoded by the exons ATGGGAAAGCCGGGCTGGCAGGGGATCTCGCTCTTCTTAACCCT AAAATCTAAGACTAAGCCCAATGGTAAGAAGCCTGTTTCAGAAGAGAAGAAGTTGTACCTGGAACCAGAATACACCCGTGTCCGCGTCACAGACTTTGAATTCAAGCAACTAGTGACTTTACCGCAAGAAATCGACCTCAACGAGTGGCTGGCCAGCAATA TTACCACATTCTTCAACCACATTAACCTTCAGTACAGCACCATCTCAGAGTTCTGCACGGGGGAGACCTGCCAGACCATGGCTGCCTGCAACAC ACAGTACTACTGGTATGACGAGCGGGGGAAGAAGATAAAGTGCACGGCCCCTCAATATATTGATTTTGTCATGAGTTCTGTACAGAAATTGGTGACAGACGAGGACGTCTTCCCCACTAAATACG GCAGGGAATTCCCCAGCTCCTTCGAGTCCTTGGTAAAGAAGATCTGCAGATATCTATTCCATGTAATTGCTCATATTTACTCGGCCCATTTCAAGGAGATTGTCGCTTTGGAACTGCACGGACACTTAAACACTCTCTTTAGTCACTTCCTCCTCTTTATTCGGGAGTTTAATCTACTGGACACCAAGGAGACCGCCATTCTGGACGACCTGTCTGAGATGCTCTTCACTGAGGACAGCAGGGAGGCCGGAGGGGCACAGAACCATGTAAAGGAGAGATGA
- the MOB2 gene encoding MOB kinase activator 2 isoform X3: protein MEWLMGKSKTKPNGKKPVSEEKKLYLEPEYTRVRVTDFEFKQLVTLPQEIDLNEWLASNITTFFNHINLQYSTISEFCTGETCQTMAACNTQYYWYDERGKKIKCTAPQYIDFVMSSVQKLVTDEDVFPTKYGREFPSSFESLVKKICRYLFHVIAHIYSAHFKEIVALELHGHLNTLFSHFLLFIREFNLLDTKETAILDDLSEMLFTEDSREAGGAQNHVKER from the exons AAAATCTAAGACTAAGCCCAATGGTAAGAAGCCTGTTTCAGAAGAGAAGAAGTTGTACCTGGAACCAGAATACACCCGTGTCCGCGTCACAGACTTTGAATTCAAGCAACTAGTGACTTTACCGCAAGAAATCGACCTCAACGAGTGGCTGGCCAGCAATA TTACCACATTCTTCAACCACATTAACCTTCAGTACAGCACCATCTCAGAGTTCTGCACGGGGGAGACCTGCCAGACCATGGCTGCCTGCAACAC ACAGTACTACTGGTATGACGAGCGGGGGAAGAAGATAAAGTGCACGGCCCCTCAATATATTGATTTTGTCATGAGTTCTGTACAGAAATTGGTGACAGACGAGGACGTCTTCCCCACTAAATACG GCAGGGAATTCCCCAGCTCCTTCGAGTCCTTGGTAAAGAAGATCTGCAGATATCTATTCCATGTAATTGCTCATATTTACTCGGCCCATTTCAAGGAGATTGTCGCTTTGGAACTGCACGGACACTTAAACACTCTCTTTAGTCACTTCCTCCTCTTTATTCGGGAGTTTAATCTACTGGACACCAAGGAGACCGCCATTCTGGACGACCTGTCTGAGATGCTCTTCACTGAGGACAGCAGGGAGGCCGGAGGGGCACAGAACCATGTAAAGGAGAGATGA